One segment of Bacteroides caecimuris DNA contains the following:
- a CDS encoding glycoside hydrolase family 36 protein produces MKHFKKIESKFLFSLLIMSVWSIIAVGQTTAKISKHIPEIEKWIQKQFAKGKTPPFSFICDGKPSAEFIRQWDYSQQKIESEEADVIKYLFTYYNPTNELKVECTVKGYPSYQAAEWVLNFTNKGTSNSPTLEQVKVVDLAMQYASKGEFKLHYADGNHISKYDFHPRSVTLTTGETKQMSPQGGRSSEGDYLPFFNIESPAGQGVILGVGWSGTWYADVCAQDNRTISMASGMKTMKLYLRPQETIRTPSISLMFWENIDRMAGHNKFRRFVLAHKSRKINGKFAEYPLSSGFNYRDPAPCTEYSCLTADYAIAMVKRYIQFGLKPEVFWLDAGWNTDAADFEHGKTWANTAGNWTVDTLRFPKGLRPVADEIHKVGAKFMVWFEPERVIRGTQWAVEHPDWMLDIPEHNNDTYLLFDLGNPEACHWMSKYIGDMLEENSIDYYRQDFNMQPDIYWAANDEPGRTGMKEIRHIEGLYYFWDYLLSRFPNLLIDNCASGGRRIDWETIGRSAPLWRSDYYHYDDPDGYQCHTYGLNFFLPLHGTGSLQTDPYSFRSSVSTALIYNWKITDKNASVYEMQRCLKEFHEIRPYYYEDYYPLTGTEDMTRDNIWLAYQMHRPSDDSGIIVAFRRTASKDKKITVRLSGVDPEKYYTVTDMDSRQSKIYQGKELTSQLPLFLEKPHSSLLLKYKVTNEKPNKE; encoded by the coding sequence ATGAAACATTTCAAGAAAATCGAATCGAAATTCCTGTTCTCATTACTGATTATGAGTGTGTGGAGCATCATAGCCGTGGGGCAGACGACGGCTAAAATCTCCAAACACATTCCTGAAATCGAAAAATGGATTCAGAAACAATTCGCTAAAGGAAAAACACCTCCGTTCTCGTTTATATGTGACGGGAAACCTTCCGCAGAATTTATCCGCCAATGGGACTATTCCCAGCAAAAGATAGAATCCGAAGAAGCGGATGTGATAAAGTATCTCTTTACCTACTACAATCCTACCAACGAACTGAAAGTAGAATGTACCGTAAAAGGCTATCCCAGTTATCAAGCTGCCGAATGGGTATTGAACTTCACCAACAAAGGTACGAGCAACTCTCCCACTCTGGAACAAGTGAAAGTAGTAGACCTTGCCATGCAATACGCTTCTAAAGGAGAATTCAAGTTACACTATGCAGACGGAAACCATATCTCCAAATATGATTTCCATCCACGTTCAGTTACTCTGACAACGGGTGAAACCAAACAGATGTCTCCACAAGGAGGACGCTCTTCAGAAGGGGACTATCTTCCTTTCTTCAATATTGAATCACCTGCCGGACAGGGAGTCATATTAGGAGTAGGCTGGTCGGGCACCTGGTATGCAGATGTATGCGCACAAGATAATCGTACAATATCCATGGCTTCGGGAATGAAAACCATGAAATTATACTTACGTCCACAGGAAACAATTCGTACCCCAAGTATCAGTCTGATGTTTTGGGAAAATATCGACCGGATGGCAGGACACAATAAATTCCGCCGTTTTGTCCTGGCACACAAGTCACGGAAAATCAACGGAAAATTTGCCGAATATCCTCTTTCCAGCGGATTCAACTATCGGGACCCCGCACCTTGTACGGAATACTCATGCCTGACAGCCGATTATGCCATTGCCATGGTGAAACGTTACATACAGTTCGGATTGAAGCCCGAAGTATTCTGGCTGGATGCCGGATGGAACACCGATGCTGCAGACTTCGAACATGGCAAGACCTGGGCCAACACAGCCGGTAACTGGACTGTAGATACATTGCGCTTCCCCAAAGGACTTCGTCCTGTAGCCGACGAAATACACAAAGTAGGAGCTAAATTCATGGTCTGGTTCGAACCCGAGCGTGTCATCCGTGGTACCCAATGGGCAGTAGAACACCCCGACTGGATGCTCGACATTCCCGAACACAACAATGACACCTACCTACTGTTCGATCTGGGAAATCCGGAAGCCTGCCACTGGATGAGTAAATATATAGGCGATATGCTCGAAGAAAACAGCATAGACTATTACCGTCAGGATTTCAATATGCAGCCGGATATCTACTGGGCAGCCAACGATGAGCCCGGACGTACAGGAATGAAAGAGATACGACACATCGAAGGACTATACTACTTCTGGGATTATCTGCTGAGCCGATTCCCGAACCTGCTCATAGACAACTGTGCCAGTGGGGGACGACGTATTGACTGGGAAACAATCGGCCGAAGCGCACCACTATGGAGGAGTGATTATTATCATTACGACGATCCGGACGGCTACCAATGTCACACGTATGGCCTGAATTTCTTCCTACCTTTACATGGAACAGGTAGTTTACAGACCGATCCGTATTCTTTCCGCTCAAGCGTCAGCACAGCTTTGATTTATAACTGGAAAATAACCGATAAAAATGCCTCCGTTTACGAGATGCAACGTTGTCTGAAAGAATTCCACGAAATCAGACCTTACTATTACGAAGATTATTACCCACTGACGGGTACAGAAGACATGACGCGAGATAATATCTGGCTAGCCTATCAAATGCATCGTCCGTCGGACGACAGTGGTATTATCGTTGCTTTCCGCAGAACCGCCTCCAAAGACAAAAAAATCACCGTCAGACTTTCAGGAGTGGATCCGGAAAAATACTATACAGTGACAGACATGGATAGCCGACAGAGCAAAATCTATCAGGGAAAAGAACTGACCAGTCAGTTGCCACTGTTCCTCGAAAAGCCACATAGTTCCTTATTACTAAAATATAAAGTTACCAACGAAAAACCGAATAAAGAATGA
- a CDS encoding MFS transporter translates to MKKEISIVKMLSVMFGFFVMGFVDIVGITTSYVKNDFSHLTDTMVNLISLSCFLWFLVLSIPTGMLMNRIGRKKTVLLSFAFHVLAMCLPLVAYDFTAILIAFALIGIGNTLLQVSLNPLVTDVVANDKLTGTLTLGQFVKAVSSFLGPILAAWVTGSFFGWKMIFPVYAGLSLLALIWLWLTPIQEKQQERKNISFKVTLELFKDKYILAFFIGILVLVGVDVGINMTFPKFLMERCDLPLTDAGMGNSVYFFARTVGAFLGGILLMKYSESKFYIYSVWIALAGLILMTISTNLWFILGCVAVFGIGYANLFSIIFSLSLKRVPEKANEVSALLIVGVSGGAVLPPILGVITDSFHSQLSAIIVLAIVWCYLIGIMRKVKNT, encoded by the coding sequence ATGAAAAAAGAAATATCCATAGTAAAAATGCTCTCCGTCATGTTCGGATTCTTCGTTATGGGATTTGTTGACATTGTCGGAATAACCACGAGCTATGTGAAGAATGATTTCAGCCATCTCACCGATACGATGGTTAATCTCATCTCTCTATCCTGTTTCTTGTGGTTCCTGGTGCTTTCTATTCCCACCGGAATGTTAATGAATCGCATCGGACGCAAGAAAACCGTATTACTTAGCTTCGCATTCCATGTATTAGCTATGTGTCTTCCACTCGTTGCATATGACTTTACCGCCATATTAATCGCATTTGCCTTGATAGGTATCGGTAACACTCTATTGCAAGTTTCACTCAACCCATTAGTAACGGATGTCGTTGCAAACGATAAGTTGACAGGTACATTAACCCTAGGACAATTTGTCAAAGCAGTCAGTTCATTCCTGGGTCCTATCCTGGCAGCTTGGGTGACTGGTAGTTTTTTCGGATGGAAAATGATATTCCCCGTTTATGCCGGACTGTCACTGCTCGCTTTGATATGGCTATGGCTTACCCCTATACAAGAAAAACAACAGGAACGGAAGAACATTTCTTTCAAAGTCACTCTTGAATTATTCAAAGACAAATACATTCTTGCTTTCTTTATCGGTATTCTCGTGCTGGTAGGTGTAGACGTAGGTATCAATATGACTTTCCCTAAATTCCTGATGGAACGTTGTGATCTACCACTGACAGATGCAGGAATGGGAAATAGTGTGTATTTCTTCGCCCGCACTGTAGGAGCCTTTTTGGGTGGTATCCTACTGATGAAATATTCAGAAAGTAAATTCTATATTTATAGCGTCTGGATAGCTCTCGCAGGATTGATACTGATGACCATTAGCACTAATCTCTGGTTTATCCTCGGATGTGTAGCAGTTTTCGGGATAGGATATGCCAATCTGTTTTCCATCATCTTCTCTCTGTCTTTGAAACGTGTTCCCGAGAAAGCGAACGAAGTATCTGCACTTCTTATCGTCGGTGTATCTGGCGGTGCCGTCCTCCCGCCTATTTTAGGAGTAATTACCGATTCATTCCACAGTCAGTTATCTGCAATCATAGTACTTGCCATTGTATGGTGCTATCTGATCGGAATAATGAGAAAAGTAAAAAACACATAA
- a CDS encoding SIS domain-containing protein codes for MKELIETTLEEARQTLESFLEETTTVGIISQAASTCAEALKAGNKIISCGNGGSLCDATHFAEELTGRYRNNRIPLPAIAINDPAYMTCVGNDFSFNEIFSRYVEAMGCKGDVLLAISTSGHSENILKAAVQAHNNGMKVIALTSKGENELSRLADIAVCAPRAAHSDRIQEIHIKVIHILIQAIEAELGFE; via the coding sequence ATGAAAGAGCTTATTGAAACAACACTGGAAGAGGCTCGGCAAACGTTGGAGAGCTTTCTTGAGGAAACAACAACAGTCGGGATTATTTCACAGGCAGCCTCTACCTGCGCCGAAGCATTAAAAGCCGGAAATAAGATTATCAGCTGTGGTAATGGAGGTTCTTTATGTGACGCCACCCACTTTGCAGAAGAACTAACCGGACGTTACCGCAACAACCGCATCCCGCTACCGGCAATTGCAATCAATGACCCGGCTTACATGACCTGTGTGGGAAATGATTTTTCGTTCAACGAGATCTTCTCCCGCTATGTAGAAGCTATGGGATGTAAGGGAGATGTATTATTGGCCATCAGCACAAGCGGACATTCCGAGAACATACTGAAAGCTGCCGTACAAGCACACAACAATGGAATGAAAGTGATAGCGCTGACTTCAAAAGGAGAGAATGAACTGTCACGACTGGCAGACATTGCAGTCTGCGCCCCACGAGCAGCACATTCTGACAGAATACAAGAAATTCACATCAAAGTTATCCACATTCTGATTCAGGCAATTGAGGCAGAATTAGGCTTTGAATAA
- a CDS encoding ROK family protein yields MKENLLGIDVGGTKCAIIYGIKENDELHIIDKKKFDTTTVDETIARILCETEKMMNLHQLTPTNTKAIGICCGGPLNSETGTVMSPPNLPGWDNIPIVAMVEEKTGIKTSLHNDANACALAEWKFGAGKGTKNMVFLTFGTGLGAGLILNGKLYTGTNDNAGELGHIRLSDFGPIGYGKKGSFEGFASGGGIAQLSKMYVMEKLQTGQKVEWCTLQELDQLTARKVAEEAAKGDKLAQSIYETSAIYLGKGLSMVIDILNPEVIVIGGIYTRNKNMMEPIMQKIIDQEALSCANRVCKVKPAALGEQIGDYAALSVAANLTD; encoded by the coding sequence ATGAAAGAGAACTTGTTAGGAATTGACGTAGGAGGCACCAAATGCGCCATCATCTACGGTATCAAAGAAAACGACGAGCTACATATCATCGACAAAAAGAAATTTGATACGACCACAGTCGACGAAACAATAGCCAGAATTCTCTGTGAAACCGAAAAGATGATGAACCTCCACCAGCTAACCCCTACTAACACAAAAGCGATTGGAATCTGTTGCGGAGGTCCTCTCAACAGTGAAACAGGCACCGTGATGTCTCCCCCTAACCTACCGGGATGGGACAACATCCCCATTGTGGCAATGGTGGAAGAAAAGACGGGCATTAAAACCAGTCTACACAATGATGCCAATGCCTGTGCTTTGGCCGAATGGAAGTTCGGAGCAGGAAAAGGAACTAAGAATATGGTCTTTCTCACATTCGGTACGGGACTGGGAGCAGGATTAATATTAAATGGCAAACTGTATACGGGCACCAATGACAATGCCGGAGAACTGGGACATATCCGCCTGTCGGATTTCGGTCCGATAGGTTACGGTAAAAAGGGCTCTTTTGAGGGATTTGCCAGCGGTGGAGGTATTGCTCAACTCTCCAAAATGTACGTGATGGAGAAATTGCAGACCGGACAGAAAGTTGAATGGTGTACCTTACAGGAACTAGATCAGCTTACTGCCCGAAAAGTGGCTGAAGAAGCTGCCAAAGGTGATAAATTAGCCCAAAGCATATATGAGACGTCTGCCATTTATCTGGGAAAAGGATTATCCATGGTGATCGATATCTTGAATCCGGAAGTCATTGTGATAGGTGGCATCTATACCCGGAATAAAAATATGATGGAACCCATCATGCAAAAGATAATCGATCAGGAAGCATTATCCTGTGCAAACAGAGTATGTAAAGTGAAACCAGCCGCCTTGGGAGAGCAGATAGGAGATTATGCAGCTCTTTCTGTAGCCGCTAACTTAACCGATTAA
- a CDS encoding glycoside hydrolase family 2 protein gives MNKISTLLFLIFLTCTSGVFADSGSSISLNGTWELSYWMQPEEPITSPKDMQLAEVKHLSAQVPGNVELDLMAANLIKDPMIGSNVNELRKWEGYQWCYSKSFVAPQLKPGQQYQLFFAGIDCLADIWLNGKHIGKAENMMIEHAFDVTKEIKAGESNQLQVILRSSVIEGQKHLLGTFSIGNFPSEESVFIRKAPHTYGWDILPRLVSAGLWRDVELRVLNPARLTDVHYMVANVDTATRNVRLYTDVQVKLPFEKFDKVKAVYTLSRHGKEIYKGSSVVVSPAFRYIMEIKNADLWWPRGYGEPALYDAKVELVDSDGTILSTDNKRVGLRTIQLDITDINLPPDHPGKFCFIVNGEPIFIHGTNWVPMDALHSRDHSFVDESIRMAVELNCNMIRCWGGNVYEDHHFFNLCDENGIMVWQDFTMGCTFYPQRSSFTQALEEEAISVVCKLRNHPSLVLWSGNNEDDCALRWSLQPFNINPNQDVVSRKVLPAVIYEFDPTRPYLPSSPYYSQAVYERGSADQYLPENHLWGPRGYYKDKFYTDATCCFVSEIGYHGCPNLESLQKMMTKDAVYPWTKNHEWNDEWVTKSVRRFPEWGKTFDRNNLMINQVRLLFGEVPSKLDDFIFASQSVQAEAMKYFIEMWRGKKFDDKTGIVWWNLRDGWPVISDAIVDYYNSKKMAYYFIKNVQQDVCVLINDAEGGNYPLIGTNDTRNVQSGNVTVTDASSGRKIYESTFRIPANQKVRIASLPEESGQGIYLIQYQIGNQKFMNHYLYGKAPFNLKEYKRLLQKTGLYAKK, from the coding sequence ATGAATAAAATCAGTACACTGCTATTTTTGATATTTCTCACTTGTACAAGTGGTGTTTTTGCCGATTCCGGTAGTTCCATCTCCTTAAATGGAACATGGGAACTCTCTTATTGGATGCAACCTGAAGAACCTATAACTTCGCCCAAGGACATGCAACTAGCTGAAGTGAAACATCTATCAGCCCAAGTCCCCGGTAATGTAGAACTAGACCTAATGGCTGCCAACTTAATTAAAGATCCGATGATTGGCAGTAATGTAAATGAATTACGCAAATGGGAAGGCTATCAATGGTGTTATTCCAAATCATTCGTAGCGCCACAACTAAAACCAGGACAACAATATCAACTCTTCTTTGCCGGAATAGACTGTCTGGCCGATATATGGCTGAATGGAAAGCACATTGGCAAAGCAGAAAATATGATGATTGAACATGCTTTTGATGTAACTAAAGAAATAAAAGCAGGAGAAAGCAATCAACTCCAAGTGATACTCCGTTCATCTGTTATTGAAGGACAAAAACATCTGTTAGGGACATTCAGTATTGGAAACTTCCCGTCTGAAGAATCCGTATTCATCAGAAAAGCTCCGCACACCTATGGATGGGACATTCTGCCACGATTAGTCAGTGCAGGTTTGTGGAGAGATGTAGAATTACGCGTATTGAATCCGGCACGTCTCACAGATGTTCACTATATGGTCGCCAATGTAGACACTGCTACCAGAAATGTACGTTTGTATACTGATGTACAAGTAAAACTACCTTTCGAAAAGTTCGACAAAGTGAAAGCCGTATATACATTAAGTCGCCATGGGAAAGAAATATATAAAGGAAGCTCTGTTGTCGTTTCCCCAGCATTCCGATATATAATGGAAATCAAGAATGCTGATTTATGGTGGCCAAGAGGATATGGAGAACCGGCTTTATATGATGCAAAAGTAGAGTTAGTAGATTCTGACGGCACTATTTTATCAACAGATAATAAACGGGTAGGCCTCCGCACGATTCAACTAGACATTACAGACATCAACCTCCCACCGGATCATCCGGGTAAGTTCTGTTTCATAGTCAATGGAGAACCTATTTTTATTCACGGAACCAATTGGGTACCCATGGATGCACTCCATAGCCGGGATCATTCTTTCGTAGACGAATCTATCCGCATGGCTGTAGAATTAAACTGCAATATGATACGTTGTTGGGGTGGCAACGTGTATGAAGATCATCATTTCTTTAATTTATGCGATGAAAACGGCATTATGGTATGGCAGGATTTTACGATGGGATGCACTTTCTATCCTCAACGCAGCTCATTTACACAAGCATTGGAAGAAGAGGCCATTTCCGTTGTATGCAAGTTACGCAATCATCCATCACTCGTTTTATGGTCAGGAAATAATGAAGACGATTGTGCACTGCGCTGGTCTTTGCAACCATTTAATATTAATCCAAATCAGGATGTAGTTAGCCGCAAGGTCCTCCCGGCAGTTATTTATGAGTTTGACCCTACTCGCCCTTATCTTCCCAGCTCTCCTTACTACAGCCAAGCGGTATATGAAAGAGGAAGTGCTGACCAATATTTACCAGAAAACCATTTATGGGGTCCCAGAGGATATTACAAAGACAAATTCTATACGGATGCTACCTGCTGCTTTGTCAGTGAAATCGGCTATCACGGCTGCCCTAATTTAGAAAGTCTCCAGAAAATGATGACAAAAGATGCCGTATATCCCTGGACAAAAAATCATGAATGGAATGATGAATGGGTTACCAAATCTGTTCGTAGATTCCCAGAATGGGGAAAGACATTCGATCGCAATAATCTTATGATTAATCAGGTACGTTTACTTTTTGGTGAAGTTCCCTCCAAACTGGATGATTTTATATTCGCTTCTCAATCCGTACAGGCAGAAGCTATGAAATATTTCATAGAAATGTGGCGTGGAAAGAAGTTTGACGACAAGACTGGTATTGTCTGGTGGAACCTGCGGGATGGATGGCCAGTGATCTCTGATGCGATTGTTGACTACTACAATTCAAAGAAGATGGCATATTATTTCATCAAGAATGTTCAACAGGATGTTTGTGTACTAATCAATGATGCAGAAGGCGGAAATTACCCACTGATAGGAACGAATGACACACGCAACGTACAAAGTGGTAATGTAACGGTAACAGATGCATCCTCGGGACGTAAAATCTATGAGAGCACTTTCCGTATTCCAGCCAATCAAAAGGTCAGAATAGCCTCACTACCGGAAGAAAGCGGTCAAGGAATCTATCTGATCCAATACCAGATCGGTAATCAGAAATTCATGAATCATTACCTATACGGCAAGGCACCTTTCAACCTGAAAGAATACAAGCGGCTGTTACAAAAAACCGGATTATACGCTAAAAAATAA
- a CDS encoding family 78 glycoside hydrolase catalytic domain produces the protein MKFQIKNEKYMLALLGLLVWACSSNNIDIENMRCEYQISPIGIDSPAPRFTWNYTTNNEDATEFSQDSYQLYIATREQDLRNSSDNSWQSDTIYSDTPHATYQGSEKLKSRTRYYWQVIAWDKTKEHKIISPISSFETAQFNQSDWTGVWITDNHDKDYTSAPMLRKSFIAQDDIQQARLYVSAAAYYKMTLNGKSITSSHLNPGFTHYDKRNLYNTYDVTSQLLKGENVLSAILGNGFYNESAPVATWSYEQARWRNRPRMICEMEILYKNGEKQTIHSDSTWKTSTGPYIQNNIYSGDTYDACLAIAGWDKPGFDDSKWTNAIQVAAPSPLLVSQNMPAIETEQFITPINMRSFGDTVYVYDFGVNMSGVCTLSINGKKGTKVSMQHGELLKDNGRLEMRNLDIYYKPLPGLAFQTDTYILDGKQGTFTPDFTYHGFQYVEVRSDRPVKLTKESLTAQFIHTAVPPVGKFCCSNELLNKIWKAANQSYLSNLMSIPTDCPQREKNGWTADAHITMDLGLLNFDGITFYEKWLDDMIDNQNEEGRISGIIPSSGWGYDDWIGPVWDAAMFIVPMAIYHYYGDTRSIEKLWPVCTKYLAYLAGREDAEGTVTYGIGDWVFHKTQTPTEFTTTCYYYLDNLYMAKFAELIGKDGSSYAKKAEELKLLINHKYFDTSKAIYANGSQAAQGVALYLGIVPKEYEQQVADNLSTMIKANKNLLDFGVLGSKTVLRMLSKYGYADLAYQMAAQEEAPSWGNWIKQGFTTLAETWILSPEFRDASVNHMFLGDINAWMYNILAGINYDEQKPGFKHILIQPHFVKGLDWVKAEYKSVNGIIRSEWERKGEQVILKVTIPVNTNATVEYNGKKIDLRSGKHQLTF, from the coding sequence ATGAAGTTCCAAATTAAAAATGAAAAATACATGCTGGCTCTATTAGGACTTCTAGTATGGGCATGCAGCAGTAACAACATTGATATTGAAAATATGCGATGTGAATATCAAATTTCTCCAATTGGCATTGATTCACCAGCACCGCGTTTTACTTGGAATTACACAACCAATAATGAAGATGCAACAGAGTTTTCTCAAGACAGCTATCAGCTATATATCGCCACCCGGGAACAAGATTTGAGAAACTCATCCGATAATAGCTGGCAATCTGACACTATTTACTCTGACACTCCTCATGCGACCTATCAAGGATCAGAAAAATTGAAATCCAGAACTCGTTATTACTGGCAAGTAATAGCATGGGATAAAACAAAGGAACATAAGATTATCTCTCCTATATCCAGTTTTGAAACAGCTCAATTCAACCAAAGTGACTGGACAGGAGTATGGATTACTGATAATCATGATAAAGATTATACGTCAGCGCCCATGTTGCGCAAGTCGTTTATCGCTCAAGATGATATACAACAAGCAAGATTATATGTAAGTGCCGCTGCATATTATAAAATGACATTAAATGGTAAATCAATAACATCATCACATCTCAATCCGGGTTTTACTCATTATGATAAAAGAAATCTGTATAACACATACGACGTCACTTCACAACTGCTCAAAGGAGAGAACGTACTATCTGCAATACTTGGGAACGGATTCTACAACGAATCGGCCCCTGTAGCAACATGGAGCTATGAGCAAGCTCGCTGGCGTAACCGCCCAAGAATGATCTGCGAAATGGAGATATTATATAAAAATGGAGAAAAGCAAACCATCCATTCAGATTCTACTTGGAAAACGAGTACCGGTCCTTATATACAAAACAATATTTATAGTGGTGATACCTATGATGCATGTCTTGCAATTGCCGGATGGGACAAACCGGGTTTTGATGACTCTAAATGGACAAATGCAATTCAGGTGGCTGCCCCTTCTCCCCTACTAGTATCACAAAACATGCCTGCTATTGAAACGGAACAATTTATCACTCCAATCAATATGCGTTCTTTTGGTGATACAGTCTATGTATACGATTTTGGAGTTAATATGTCAGGGGTCTGTACTCTTTCTATCAATGGCAAGAAAGGCACTAAAGTCAGTATGCAACACGGCGAATTGCTAAAAGATAACGGACGCTTGGAAATGCGCAACTTAGATATTTACTACAAACCATTACCTGGCCTCGCTTTTCAAACAGACACTTATATATTGGACGGAAAACAAGGTACATTCACTCCAGATTTTACATATCATGGATTTCAATATGTAGAAGTTCGTTCAGATCGTCCTGTAAAACTTACTAAAGAGAGCTTAACCGCTCAATTCATACATACGGCTGTTCCTCCTGTTGGTAAATTCTGTTGTTCAAATGAACTATTAAATAAAATATGGAAAGCTGCTAATCAATCATACTTATCAAATCTGATGAGTATCCCGACTGACTGTCCCCAACGAGAGAAAAATGGATGGACTGCCGATGCACACATAACAATGGATTTAGGATTATTAAACTTCGATGGTATTACTTTCTATGAAAAATGGCTGGATGATATGATTGATAATCAAAATGAAGAAGGACGTATATCGGGAATCATTCCTAGTTCCGGATGGGGCTATGATGACTGGATAGGTCCTGTATGGGATGCTGCCATGTTTATCGTGCCAATGGCAATTTACCACTACTATGGAGATACAAGAAGCATCGAAAAACTATGGCCTGTATGCACCAAATACCTTGCCTACCTCGCAGGACGCGAGGACGCGGAAGGAACCGTAACTTACGGAATTGGTGACTGGGTATTCCATAAAACACAAACCCCTACAGAATTCACCACTACCTGCTATTATTATTTAGACAATCTGTATATGGCTAAATTTGCAGAACTCATTGGAAAAGATGGTAGTAGTTATGCTAAGAAAGCAGAAGAATTGAAATTGCTTATCAATCACAAATACTTCGACACATCCAAAGCTATTTATGCCAATGGTTCGCAAGCAGCACAAGGAGTTGCCTTATACCTTGGAATCGTTCCTAAAGAATACGAACAGCAGGTTGCAGATAATCTTTCTACGATGATAAAAGCCAATAAAAACCTGCTCGATTTTGGAGTTTTAGGCAGTAAAACAGTCCTGCGGATGCTTTCCAAATATGGATATGCTGACTTGGCATATCAGATGGCCGCACAAGAAGAAGCTCCATCTTGGGGCAATTGGATAAAACAAGGTTTCACTACACTAGCAGAAACATGGATACTTTCACCTGAATTTAGAGATGCCTCCGTAAATCACATGTTTCTTGGAGACATTAATGCATGGATGTACAATATATTGGCAGGCATTAATTATGATGAACAGAAACCCGGATTCAAACATATTCTTATCCAACCTCATTTCGTAAAAGGTCTTGACTGGGTAAAAGCAGAATATAAATCTGTAAACGGAATCATTCGTTCTGAATGGGAACGTAAAGGAGAACAAGTGATTCTCAAAGTCACGATCCCAGTCAATACGAATGCAACAGTAGAATATAATGGTAAAAAGATAGATTTAAGGTCAGGAAAACATCAACTCACATTTTAA
- a CDS encoding LacI family DNA-binding transcriptional regulator, with protein MKTSLKDIAETLKLSKTTISWVLSGKGDEKGISLATQEKVFQCAKQLNYQPNLLARSLNTGISGTIGLIIPDITDSFYSKVARSIEKEAETQGYSLMICSSESEIERENRMIRLFKAKQVDGIIVAPTKVSKIEIQNLVKEGYPLVLFDRYFPEMQTNYIIIDNEGSSYELVKKMINNGSSKIAIITTNPHLRTMNMRREGYARALIEANLPVDPDLYGEVTFVDYEKNVFKTLDQIFSKVPDVDGFFFTTHILALEAFRYFYEKGININKGYELACIHGVSAFRVLAPNMNIARMPIEEIGKNAVRILLGDIKYRLENSTEKREVETLVLPCSLP; from the coding sequence ATGAAAACATCCCTTAAAGACATAGCAGAAACCTTAAAATTATCCAAGACAACAATCTCTTGGGTACTTTCTGGTAAGGGGGATGAAAAAGGTATTAGTCTTGCTACACAAGAAAAAGTCTTTCAATGCGCCAAACAGTTGAATTACCAGCCTAATTTATTAGCCAGAAGCCTAAATACGGGTATATCAGGCACAATCGGATTAATCATACCGGATATTACAGACTCTTTTTACTCCAAAGTTGCCCGTTCTATAGAAAAGGAAGCGGAAACACAAGGCTATTCATTAATGATTTGTAGCTCTGAATCTGAAATAGAAAGAGAAAACAGAATGATCCGGTTATTCAAAGCGAAACAGGTGGATGGAATTATAGTAGCCCCCACAAAAGTTTCTAAAATTGAAATACAGAATCTAGTCAAAGAAGGCTATCCATTAGTCTTATTTGACCGCTACTTTCCTGAGATGCAGACAAACTACATCATTATTGACAATGAAGGCAGTAGCTACGAGTTAGTAAAGAAAATGATCAATAACGGTTCATCTAAAATAGCTATTATTACCACGAATCCTCATCTCCGCACAATGAATATGAGACGAGAAGGGTATGCAAGAGCTTTAATTGAAGCCAACCTACCCGTTGATCCTGATCTATATGGAGAGGTGACCTTTGTTGATTATGAGAAGAATGTTTTCAAGACTCTTGATCAAATATTCAGCAAAGTACCTGATGTAGATGGGTTCTTCTTCACAACCCATATTTTGGCTCTAGAAGCATTCCGTTACTTTTATGAAAAAGGAATCAATATAAATAAAGGATATGAATTGGCTTGTATTCATGGAGTATCAGCATTCCGTGTCTTAGCACCTAATATGAACATCGCAAGAATGCCAATAGAAGAGATCGGTAAGAATGCCGTAAGGATTCTACTTGGCGATATCAAATATCGCTTGGAAAATTCGACCGAAAAAAGAGAAGTAGAAACACTTGTCCTGCCATGTTCATTACCCTAG